One genomic segment of Desulfocapsa sulfexigens DSM 10523 includes these proteins:
- the rplO gene encoding 50S ribosomal protein L15, with product MNLGNLSPNKGANRQRKRLGRGPGTGHGKTAGRGHKGFKSRSGSGVKPGFEGGQMPLQRRLPKRGFTNINTVKFSIISLSQLEKFDFDGEITTATLVEHGFARSGRPVKILANGDINKAITVAVEKVSGGAKAKIEAAGGKVVVTEIK from the coding sequence ATAAATTTAGGAAATCTTTCCCCGAACAAGGGAGCCAACAGGCAGAGAAAACGTCTTGGTCGTGGACCAGGAACAGGCCACGGAAAAACAGCAGGACGTGGACATAAGGGGTTTAAATCTCGGTCAGGTTCAGGTGTTAAACCAGGCTTTGAGGGCGGGCAGATGCCATTACAGCGTCGGCTCCCTAAACGTGGTTTTACAAATATCAATACTGTTAAATTTTCAATAATATCTCTAAGTCAACTGGAAAAATTTGATTTTGATGGTGAAATTACTACGGCAACACTTGTAGAACATGGTTTTGCTCGCAGTGGACGTCCAGTTAAAATATTAGCGAACGGTGATATAAACAAAGCAATTACCGTCGCAGTTGAAAAGGTTAGCGGCGGAGCAAAGGCAAAAATTGAAGCAGCCGGCGGCAAAGTTGTGGTAACTGAGATTAAGTAA
- a CDS encoding 50S ribosomal protein L23, which translates to MNDHRILRGPLLTEKANIQLDVDGKVVFKVDPKANKIEIKKAVEKMFDVKVKHVHTTNMHGKQKRVGRFTGFTNDWKKAYVTLSEGEINFADQL; encoded by the coding sequence ATAAATGATCATAGAATTCTTAGGGGTCCGTTACTCACTGAAAAGGCTAATATTCAACTTGATGTTGATGGAAAGGTTGTTTTCAAAGTAGATCCTAAAGCAAACAAAATTGAAATTAAAAAGGCTGTAGAGAAAATGTTTGATGTCAAAGTTAAGCACGTTCATACTACTAATATGCATGGCAAACAGAAACGCGTAGGACGCTTCACCGGCTTTACCAACGACTGGAAAAAAGCATACGTGACTTTGTCTGAAGGTGAGATTAATTTTGCAGACCAACTGTAA
- the rplN gene encoding 50S ribosomal protein L14 gives MIQSESVLNVADNSGAKKLLCIRVLGGTRKRYASIGDVIVGTVKEAMPNAKVKKGDVVKAVIVRTVKEMKRMDDTWVKFDENAAVILSGTGDPVGTRIFGPVARELRNQGFMKIVSLAPEVL, from the coding sequence ATGATACAAAGTGAAAGTGTTCTGAATGTTGCAGACAATTCAGGAGCTAAAAAGCTACTCTGCATTAGAGTTCTTGGTGGTACCAGAAAGAGATATGCATCCATAGGTGATGTTATTGTTGGTACCGTTAAAGAAGCAATGCCGAATGCGAAAGTGAAAAAAGGTGATGTTGTTAAAGCAGTTATTGTTCGTACGGTTAAAGAGATGAAACGTATGGATGATACCTGGGTTAAGTTTGATGAGAATGCAGCGGTTATCCTCTCTGGAACCGGTGATCCCGTCGGAACACGAATTTTCGGACCTGTGGCAAGAGAGCTACGTAACCAGGGATTTATGAAAATTGTCTCCCTGGCCCCCGAAGTTTTATAA
- the rpsH gene encoding 30S ribosomal protein S8 → MSMSDPLADMLTRIRNGVKARFDSVEMPSSKAKVNIAKVLQDEGYVTGYQVDDSGVQGTLTINLKYGSDQTPVITGIKRVSKPGLRKYARAGEIPTVLNGLGIAILSSSKGVITDKTARASNVGGEILCEVW, encoded by the coding sequence ATGTCTATGAGCGATCCCCTGGCAGATATGCTGACCAGGATTAGAAATGGAGTTAAGGCACGGTTTGATTCAGTCGAAATGCCTTCTTCAAAAGCAAAAGTAAATATTGCAAAAGTTCTGCAAGATGAAGGGTATGTGACTGGTTATCAGGTTGATGACTCCGGGGTTCAAGGAACCTTGACCATCAATTTGAAATACGGTTCTGACCAGACACCAGTGATCACTGGTATTAAACGTGTCAGCAAGCCTGGTTTACGTAAATATGCAAGAGCCGGAGAGATACCAACTGTACTCAATGGACTTGGAATTGCCATCCTTTCGAGCTCGAAAGGCGTTATTACTGATAAAACCGCAAGGGCCAGTAATGTAGGCGGTGAGATTCTTTGCGAGGTCTGGTAA
- the rplX gene encoding 50S ribosomal protein L24: protein MAKGQTYLRKNDQVEVIAGKDKGRVGKILNVFPDKDNALVERINMVKRHTKGTEMNQQGQIINREAPIHVSNLQLICPECTKTGRIGKKFLEDGTKVRFCKSCGESIESK, encoded by the coding sequence ATGGCAAAGGGACAAACATACCTGAGAAAAAATGACCAGGTAGAAGTAATTGCAGGCAAGGATAAGGGAAGAGTTGGTAAAATTCTGAATGTCTTTCCTGATAAAGATAATGCTCTGGTTGAACGTATCAATATGGTAAAGCGTCATACCAAGGGTACTGAAATGAACCAGCAGGGACAAATCATTAATCGAGAAGCGCCGATTCATGTATCTAATTTGCAGTTGATATGTCCAGAATGTACTAAAACTGGACGGATTGGCAAAAAATTCTTAGAAGATGGAACAAAGGTACGCTTTTGTAAGAGCTGCGGCGAGTCCATCGAAAGCAAATAG
- the rplV gene encoding 50S ribosomal protein L22 encodes MEARAVGRRIRISPQKARLVADVVRGMGVDKAITTLRFMPKKGASILRKVIESAVANATQDDQIDVDNLYVKTVFIDGGPSFKRIRPRAMGRATSIIKRTSHITVVLDEN; translated from the coding sequence ATGGAAGCTCGTGCCGTAGGGAGACGTATTAGGATCTCCCCTCAGAAAGCTAGACTCGTTGCTGACGTGGTTCGGGGAATGGGCGTTGATAAAGCGATTACCACTCTCAGGTTCATGCCAAAAAAAGGTGCGTCAATATTGAGAAAGGTCATCGAATCCGCCGTTGCCAATGCAACCCAGGACGACCAGATTGATGTTGATAATCTTTATGTAAAAACTGTATTCATTGACGGTGGACCTTCTTTTAAAAGAATCCGACCCCGCGCAATGGGACGGGCGACATCAATTATTAAACGTACAAGTCATATAACAGTAGTGCTTGATGAAAATTAA
- the rplE gene encoding 50S ribosomal protein L5 yields MGSLKEHYINECRPALQNEFGYTNVMQIPKIEKIILNMGLGEAVQNPKIIDGAVDELTNIAGRKAVVTKAKKSIAGFKLREGMPIGCRVTLRGDVMYDFFSKLVNIALPRVRDFRGISPKSFDGRGNFSMGVKEQIIFPEIDYDKIDKIKGLNISIVTTASTDKEGLSLLKSLGMPFKG; encoded by the coding sequence ATGGGTTCGCTGAAAGAGCACTATATAAATGAATGTAGACCAGCATTGCAAAATGAGTTTGGGTATACCAATGTTATGCAGATCCCAAAGATCGAAAAGATCATCTTAAACATGGGACTTGGTGAGGCCGTGCAGAATCCTAAGATTATTGATGGAGCTGTAGATGAACTCACCAATATCGCTGGACGCAAAGCAGTTGTAACAAAAGCAAAAAAATCAATCGCTGGCTTTAAGTTACGCGAAGGCATGCCAATTGGTTGTCGAGTAACCCTTCGCGGCGATGTAATGTACGATTTCTTTAGCAAGCTTGTTAATATAGCTTTACCAAGGGTACGTGATTTCCGTGGAATTTCACCCAAATCTTTTGATGGACGTGGTAATTTTTCTATGGGTGTAAAAGAACAGATCATTTTTCCAGAAATCGATTACGATAAAATTGATAAGATTAAAGGCTTAAACATTAGTATTGTAACTACTGCCTCAACGGATAAAGAAGGCCTTAGCCTTCTTAAAAGTCTGGGAATGCCCTTTAAAGGTTAA
- the rplR gene encoding 50S ribosomal protein L18, giving the protein MAKTDQKTKARAKRVRRIRKKITGSSEQPRLRVFKSNKHIYAQIIDDSEGKTLVSMSTIDKNFQGSEGDDKTASAKKVGLLLAEAAKNAGVSKVVFDRGGYIYHGRVKSLSEGAREGGLQF; this is encoded by the coding sequence ATGGCTAAGACAGATCAAAAAACAAAAGCCAGGGCCAAACGTGTTCGTCGCATTCGAAAGAAAATCACTGGAAGCAGTGAGCAACCGCGTCTCAGAGTCTTTAAGAGTAATAAACATATTTATGCTCAGATCATTGATGATTCTGAAGGAAAAACCCTTGTCTCAATGTCAACTATAGATAAGAATTTTCAAGGATCTGAAGGTGATGATAAAACCGCTAGTGCGAAAAAGGTAGGATTATTACTTGCTGAGGCAGCCAAAAATGCCGGGGTAAGTAAGGTTGTTTTTGATCGTGGTGGATATATTTATCACGGTCGGGTAAAATCACTTTCTGAAGGGGCCCGCGAAGGTGGGCTTCAATTTTAA
- the rplB gene encoding 50S ribosomal protein L2, protein MTIKKFKPTSPGKRHHVAIKNSELSQNGPEKSLLAPLSKSGGRNNYGRITSRHIGGGHKRKYRIIDFKRNKIDIAAKVISIEYDPNRSANIALLSYLDGQKTYILAPSGIAVGDQVIAGDSVDIKPGNCLPMMNIPLGTVIHNIEMKIGKGGQLVRSAGVSAQLMAKEGTYVLVRLPSGEVRKFHRLCRACIGKVGNHEHESQKLGKAGRTRWMGKRPHVRGVAMNPVDHPMGGGEGKSSGGRHPCTPWGYPTKGYKTRKNTESDKYIVKKRR, encoded by the coding sequence ATGACAATTAAGAAATTCAAACCCACATCACCTGGTAAACGACACCATGTGGCAATTAAAAATTCAGAACTGTCTCAAAATGGTCCTGAAAAAAGTTTACTTGCACCTTTGTCAAAATCTGGTGGTCGAAATAATTACGGAAGAATAACCTCTCGTCACATAGGTGGCGGTCACAAACGTAAATATCGTATTATTGATTTCAAACGCAATAAAATTGATATCGCGGCAAAGGTTATTTCAATCGAATACGACCCTAATAGATCAGCAAATATTGCCTTGCTCTCTTATCTCGATGGTCAGAAAACATATATTCTTGCTCCTTCGGGAATTGCAGTGGGAGATCAGGTTATAGCTGGCGACAGTGTAGACATAAAGCCTGGTAACTGTCTTCCAATGATGAATATACCGCTTGGTACTGTTATTCATAACATTGAAATGAAGATAGGAAAAGGTGGACAGCTTGTTAGAAGTGCAGGCGTTTCTGCACAGCTTATGGCAAAAGAGGGCACCTACGTGCTCGTCAGACTGCCATCTGGAGAGGTTCGTAAATTCCATCGACTCTGTCGTGCCTGTATAGGAAAAGTCGGTAATCACGAGCATGAAAGCCAGAAGCTTGGAAAAGCCGGTCGTACGCGCTGGATGGGAAAACGTCCGCATGTACGAGGTGTTGCCATGAACCCTGTAGATCATCCTATGGGTGGTGGTGAGGGGAAGAGCTCTGGTGGTCGTCATCCGTGTACGCCATGGGGATACCCAACTAAGGGGTACAAGACCAGAAAGAATACCGAGTCTGACAAATACATTGTCAAGAAAAGACGTTAA
- the map gene encoding type I methionyl aminopeptidase — translation MSSSSSGQQASKPILVKTPDEIQLMQDANQIVAEVLCLMQKTASPGISTYELDRMAEDLCRKRNSIPAFKGYHGFPASLCVSINEEVVHGIPSRKRKLKKGDILSVDFGVRYKGFFGDSAVTIPIGKVKPEINELVFATQQSLELAIEQVIIGNRISDISKAVQSYVESKGYSVVRQFVGHGIGSSLHEGPEIPNYVQRGQSPRLVEGMVIAIEPMVNLGTHRVKVLRDGWTVITADKKPSAHFEHSVAVTADGPLVLSNRDNFSGH, via the coding sequence GTGAGCAGTAGTTCAAGTGGACAGCAGGCTTCAAAGCCAATTTTGGTTAAAACCCCTGATGAGATTCAACTCATGCAGGATGCTAACCAGATAGTTGCTGAAGTGCTTTGTTTGATGCAAAAAACAGCATCACCTGGTATTAGCACTTATGAATTAGATAGAATGGCCGAGGATTTGTGCCGTAAACGTAATTCTATTCCTGCCTTTAAGGGATACCACGGATTTCCAGCTAGTCTATGTGTTTCTATAAATGAAGAAGTTGTTCATGGAATTCCATCTCGTAAGCGGAAGTTGAAAAAAGGTGATATTCTGTCAGTTGATTTTGGGGTGCGTTATAAAGGTTTTTTTGGCGATTCAGCTGTAACCATCCCAATAGGGAAAGTTAAACCTGAAATTAATGAATTGGTTTTTGCTACTCAACAGTCTCTAGAGCTGGCAATTGAGCAAGTTATAATTGGAAACAGGATCTCAGATATCTCTAAAGCTGTTCAGAGTTATGTTGAATCAAAGGGATACTCTGTTGTTCGCCAGTTTGTAGGGCACGGAATTGGAAGCTCGCTCCATGAGGGGCCTGAGATTCCTAACTATGTTCAAAGAGGTCAGTCTCCACGACTTGTTGAAGGCATGGTAATTGCCATTGAACCAATGGTTAACCTTGGAACGCACAGAGTTAAAGTACTTCGGGATGGGTGGACTGTTATTACAGCCGATAAAAAACCATCTGCTCATTTTGAGCATTCTGTAGCTGTTACCGCTGATGGGCCCCTGGTCCTCAGCAATAGAGACAATTTTTCGGGTCATTAA
- the secY gene encoding preprotein translocase subunit SecY produces MSGLQNATKSSDLRKRIIFTLLMLAVYRMGVQVPTPGINGEALAAFFAKNAGTLFGMFNMFSGGALENFSIFALGIMPYISASIIIQLLTVVIPQLETLKKEGASGQRKITQYTRYGTVGLSIIQGTFIATGLQSMVGPGGEPIVLNSGTPFILMTMLTLTAGTSFIMWLGEQMTERGIGNGISLIIFAGIVARGPAALVNSFQLIKAGEITLFFVPLIIAFMVGVVAIIVFFETAQRRIPIQYAKRVVGRKVYGGQSSHLPLKINISGVIPPIFASSIMMFPATIGGFVQVEWVQKASAAMAPGSFYYYILYIAMIVFFCFFYTAVTFKPDDVAENLKKNGGFVPGIRPGRKTADFIDKVLTRLTVVGAIYLSAVCVLPTILISKFNLPFYFGGTALLIIVGVAIDTVSQVQSQMVMTNYEGFMKSGGKK; encoded by the coding sequence ATGAGTGGACTGCAGAACGCTACGAAATCTTCTGATTTAAGAAAGCGTATTATTTTTACACTGTTAATGCTGGCAGTCTACAGGATGGGTGTGCAAGTGCCAACTCCTGGTATTAATGGAGAGGCACTTGCTGCATTTTTTGCCAAAAATGCTGGGACACTTTTTGGAATGTTTAACATGTTTTCCGGTGGTGCATTGGAGAATTTCTCCATCTTTGCACTTGGAATCATGCCGTACATTTCAGCCTCTATTATTATACAGCTACTTACCGTTGTGATTCCCCAGCTAGAGACTCTTAAGAAAGAGGGTGCGTCTGGACAGAGAAAAATTACGCAGTATACACGGTATGGTACCGTTGGTCTGAGTATTATACAGGGTACTTTCATTGCTACTGGATTGCAGAGCATGGTTGGTCCCGGTGGCGAACCCATTGTTTTGAATTCAGGGACTCCTTTTATCCTTATGACCATGCTTACTCTGACAGCTGGTACATCATTTATTATGTGGCTCGGTGAACAGATGACTGAGCGTGGAATAGGAAACGGGATCTCACTGATTATATTTGCAGGTATTGTTGCTCGCGGTCCCGCTGCACTTGTGAATTCATTTCAATTAATTAAAGCTGGTGAGATAACGCTCTTTTTTGTCCCTCTGATTATCGCATTTATGGTTGGAGTAGTTGCTATTATCGTATTCTTTGAAACTGCTCAACGTAGAATCCCAATCCAATACGCAAAGCGGGTAGTTGGAAGAAAGGTTTATGGTGGTCAGAGTTCTCATTTACCACTTAAAATAAACATATCTGGTGTAATTCCACCAATTTTTGCATCATCAATTATGATGTTTCCTGCTACCATTGGTGGTTTTGTTCAGGTTGAGTGGGTTCAGAAGGCATCAGCTGCAATGGCTCCTGGAAGTTTCTATTATTACATACTCTATATTGCGATGATAGTTTTCTTTTGCTTTTTTTACACAGCCGTAACTTTTAAACCAGATGATGTTGCAGAGAACTTGAAAAAGAATGGTGGGTTTGTGCCCGGCATACGTCCTGGCAGAAAAACTGCTGATTTTATTGATAAAGTGTTAACACGTTTAACTGTGGTTGGTGCAATTTACCTCAGTGCAGTTTGTGTATTACCTACTATTCTTATTTCGAAATTTAACTTACCGTTTTATTTTGGTGGTACGGCTCTATTGATCATAGTTGGTGTTGCCATTGATACTGTCTCTCAGGTTCAGTCCCAGATGGTGATGACGAACTACGAAGGCTTTATGAAATCCGGTGGTAAAAAATAA
- the rpsS gene encoding 30S ribosomal protein S19: MARSVKKGPFIDDHLQRKVDAAVEGGSRKVIKTWSRRSDISPEMVGLTFAVHNGKKFIPVFVSENMVGHKLGEFSPTRTFYGHASDKKGRK; encoded by the coding sequence ATGGCTCGTTCAGTCAAAAAAGGACCCTTTATCGATGATCACCTTCAAAGGAAGGTTGATGCTGCAGTTGAAGGCGGATCCCGGAAGGTTATAAAAACATGGTCCAGAAGATCCGATATCTCTCCGGAGATGGTTGGGTTAACCTTTGCTGTTCATAACGGCAAAAAATTTATTCCGGTCTTTGTATCAGAAAACATGGTTGGTCATAAACTCGGTGAGTTTTCTCCTACCAGAACTTTTTATGGCCATGCTTCTGATAAAAAAGGACGTAAGTAA
- the rplF gene encoding 50S ribosomal protein L6, producing MSRIGKQPVVVPADVKIDIKGQKITVSGKNGILERQILPELEITMKDQEIIVENRDNSKRTNAFRGMTRSLIDNMVTGVNEGFKKILIVEGVGYKVNMSGKTLTLNIGYSNPVEFPVPEGVQINVDGTNKIVVESIDKELLGLTSAKIRGLRKPEPYKGKGIRYENEHIIRKVGKAGAK from the coding sequence ATGTCTCGTATTGGAAAACAGCCTGTTGTTGTCCCTGCTGATGTCAAAATTGACATCAAAGGACAGAAAATAACAGTATCTGGAAAGAACGGAATTCTTGAACGTCAAATATTGCCGGAACTCGAGATCACCATGAAAGATCAGGAGATTATAGTTGAGAACCGAGATAACAGTAAAAGAACAAATGCCTTTCGTGGAATGACCAGAAGTCTTATTGATAATATGGTCACTGGAGTGAATGAAGGGTTCAAGAAAATCCTTATCGTTGAAGGTGTTGGTTATAAGGTCAATATGTCTGGAAAAACCCTGACCTTAAATATTGGGTATTCTAATCCCGTTGAATTTCCTGTTCCAGAAGGAGTTCAGATCAATGTTGATGGTACCAACAAAATTGTTGTTGAATCCATTGATAAAGAATTGCTTGGTCTTACTTCAGCCAAAATTCGTGGTCTTCGTAAACCAGAACCCTATAAGGGAAAAGGTATTCGCTACGAAAATGAACATATTATACGAAAGGTTGGTAAGGCTGGAGCGAAGTAA
- the rpmD gene encoding 50S ribosomal protein L30, with protein sequence MSDTITFTLVKSGIGSTEKIRATLTGLGLTKMQKRVTRKNTPEIKGMLAKVAHLVRVEEA encoded by the coding sequence ATGTCCGATACAATCACATTCACTTTAGTCAAGAGCGGGATCGGCAGTACTGAAAAGATTCGTGCAACTCTTACAGGTCTTGGACTGACAAAAATGCAGAAACGTGTAACCCGCAAAAACACCCCTGAAATAAAGGGTATGCTTGCAAAAGTTGCACACCTTGTCCGTGTCGAGGAGGCGTAA
- a CDS encoding type Z 30S ribosomal protein S14 — protein sequence MAKKSLIAKAKRTPKFAVRKYNRCPLCGRPKAYIRKFGMCRICFRKLASSGQVTGVTKSSW from the coding sequence TTGGCTAAGAAATCTCTCATTGCGAAAGCAAAAAGAACGCCAAAATTTGCGGTAAGGAAATATAACAGATGTCCTCTTTGTGGACGTCCTAAGGCGTATATTCGAAAGTTCGGCATGTGTCGTATCTGTTTTCGTAAATTAGCATCTAGTGGACAGGTTACCGGTGTAACCAAGTCATCTTGGTAA
- the infA gene encoding translation initiation factor IF-1 — MAKEEAIEVEGTIIEPLPNAMFRVELDNGHKVLAHISGKMRMHFIKILPGDRVTIELSPYDLTRGRVTFRAKNNKKKK, encoded by the coding sequence ATGGCCAAAGAAGAAGCCATTGAAGTAGAAGGTACCATTATAGAACCTCTTCCAAATGCTATGTTTCGCGTGGAATTGGACAATGGTCACAAAGTTCTTGCTCATATTTCCGGTAAGATGCGGATGCATTTCATTAAGATTTTACCCGGAGATCGTGTTACCATAGAACTTTCCCCTTATGATCTTACAAGGGGGAGGGTTACATTTCGGGCAAAGAACAATAAAAAGAAAAAATAA
- the rpmC gene encoding 50S ribosomal protein L29, translated as MKMSELRSMSEDDLQKKLVEMKEEISNLSFQHKIRPLENTSVLKQLRKDIARINTLFNEN; from the coding sequence ATGAAAATGTCAGAATTGCGCTCTATGTCTGAAGATGATCTTCAGAAGAAGCTGGTCGAAATGAAGGAAGAAATTTCTAATCTTTCATTTCAACATAAGATCAGACCTCTTGAGAATACTTCGGTTTTGAAACAGCTCCGGAAGGATATTGCACGCATTAATACTCTTTTTAACGAGAATTAG
- the rplP gene encoding 50S ribosomal protein L16, with translation MLSPKKVKHRKVFTGKNRGKAQRGSTISFGEYALKAVERGKMTAQQIEAARIAINRKIKRGGQVWIRVFPDKPVTKKPAETRMGKGKGSPEYWVAVTKPGKIIYELAGVDEELAIKALTLAGAKLPFKTKVITKRSTL, from the coding sequence ATGTTAAGTCCTAAAAAGGTCAAACATAGAAAAGTCTTTACAGGAAAAAATAGAGGCAAGGCACAACGTGGCTCTACCATTTCCTTTGGTGAATATGCCCTTAAGGCTGTTGAAAGGGGTAAAATGACCGCTCAACAGATTGAAGCTGCGCGTATTGCCATAAACAGAAAAATTAAGCGTGGAGGACAAGTTTGGATCCGTGTCTTCCCTGACAAACCAGTTACCAAAAAACCAGCTGAAACACGTATGGGAAAAGGTAAAGGAAGTCCTGAATATTGGGTTGCAGTTACAAAACCCGGAAAAATTATTTACGAACTGGCAGGAGTTGATGAAGAGCTGGCCATTAAAGCTCTCACTCTTGCGGGCGCCAAACTGCCGTTTAAGACAAAGGTTATCACTAAGAGGAGCACACTATGA
- the rpsC gene encoding 30S ribosomal protein S3 produces MGQKVNPLGFRLGITRTWDSIWYANKDYSLNLIEDQKIRKFLKKRLQHAALSKIILERTGEKVRVKLFTARPGIIIGKKGSEIELLKKELEKIINRKAVIDIQEVRRPEADAQLVAENIAQQLVRRVAFRRAMKKSVNSALRFGVKGIKISCSGRLGGAEMSRCEWVREGRVPLHTLRADVDYALAEANTTYGIIGIKVWIFKGEVLNDKDSPAEI; encoded by the coding sequence TTGGGGCAGAAAGTTAACCCACTAGGGTTCAGACTTGGAATAACTCGGACATGGGATTCAATTTGGTATGCCAATAAGGACTACTCACTTAATCTCATTGAAGATCAGAAAATTAGAAAGTTTCTTAAGAAACGTCTTCAACACGCCGCTCTTTCCAAAATCATCCTTGAGCGCACTGGAGAAAAAGTTCGTGTGAAACTTTTCACCGCTCGACCTGGTATAATTATTGGGAAGAAGGGTTCGGAAATTGAGCTTCTAAAGAAAGAGCTCGAGAAAATTATCAACCGTAAGGCTGTTATAGATATTCAGGAAGTTCGACGTCCTGAGGCTGACGCACAGCTGGTCGCAGAAAATATTGCTCAACAGCTTGTTCGAAGAGTTGCCTTCAGACGAGCAATGAAAAAATCGGTCAATTCTGCTCTCAGGTTCGGAGTCAAAGGTATCAAGATTTCCTGCTCTGGTCGTCTCGGTGGTGCTGAGATGTCTCGTTGTGAGTGGGTTCGTGAGGGGCGCGTTCCGCTTCACACGCTTCGTGCTGATGTAGACTATGCCTTGGCAGAGGCGAATACCACTTATGGTATTATCGGTATCAAAGTATGGATTTTTAAGGGTGAGGTTCTGAACGATAAGGATTCTCCCGCTGAAATATAG
- the rpmJ gene encoding 50S ribosomal protein L36, with translation MKVRSSVKKMCSECKVFKRKGVVRVSCKVKKHKQRQG, from the coding sequence ATGAAAGTCAGGTCCTCTGTAAAAAAAATGTGTAGTGAGTGTAAAGTATTTAAACGCAAAGGCGTGGTCCGGGTCAGCTGTAAAGTTAAAAAGCATAAACAGCGTCAGGGATAA
- the rpsQ gene encoding 30S ribosomal protein S17, with amino-acid sequence MSEIKKIKKTRTGTVVSNSMEKSIVVRVERKVRHKLYGKYIKKSVKYLADDPENNCNIGDIVKIEECRPLSKKKRWRLRDIIREAVV; translated from the coding sequence ATGAGTGAAATAAAAAAAATAAAGAAGACCAGAACTGGTACTGTTGTCAGTAACAGTATGGAGAAAAGTATAGTTGTTCGTGTAGAACGAAAGGTACGTCACAAACTCTATGGTAAATATATTAAAAAGAGTGTGAAATATCTTGCCGATGACCCTGAGAACAACTGTAACATTGGCGATATTGTCAAGATAGAAGAATGTCGGCCACTGAGTAAGAAAAAGCGGTGGCGGTTAAGAGATATCATTCGCGAAGCTGTTGTATAA
- the rpsE gene encoding 30S ribosomal protein S5: protein MADFKHSRNESSDEFIEKIVFINRVAKVVKGGRRFSFSAIVVVGDGKGKIGYGLGKANLVPEAIRKGVEKARKDMTSVSLTDISIPHQVVGRYGAGKVLLKPASEGTGVIAGGPVRAVLEAVGVHNILTKCLGSHNPHNMVKATLNGLKSLRTAKKIAEMRGKSVDEIQA, encoded by the coding sequence TTGGCAGATTTTAAACATTCAAGGAACGAAAGTTCTGATGAATTTATTGAAAAAATTGTATTCATTAATCGTGTTGCCAAAGTTGTAAAAGGTGGACGTCGATTTAGTTTTAGTGCCATAGTCGTCGTGGGCGACGGCAAGGGTAAGATTGGATACGGACTTGGGAAAGCTAACCTCGTTCCAGAGGCTATTCGCAAAGGTGTTGAGAAGGCGAGAAAGGATATGACTTCTGTCTCTCTTACTGATATATCCATCCCTCATCAGGTTGTTGGACGATATGGTGCCGGTAAAGTATTACTGAAACCAGCATCAGAAGGTACCGGAGTAATTGCAGGTGGTCCCGTTCGCGCAGTCCTTGAAGCTGTTGGTGTGCATAACATATTAACCAAATGTCTCGGATCACATAATCCACACAACATGGTTAAGGCCACTCTGAATGGTTTGAAAAGTCTTCGCACTGCTAAGAAAATTGCAGAAATGCGTGGAAAAAGTGTAGACGAAATTCAGGCGTAG